In Rhodamnia argentea isolate NSW1041297 chromosome 5, ASM2092103v1, whole genome shotgun sequence, the DNA window ACTTCATTGTTGGAGCTCCTCCAGAGGCTCAACAAACAGTAACGGTCGTGGGTGTTGTTGATACTGACAAGTTGTTACTTTGAGAtttggaattctttttcttcttccatttcccCTTGAATTCGGGCTTGAACTGACAAGAAGGGGCATTGAGGTGGCATTTTCGATCTCATCGCTCCccgtctcttttcttttcttaccgCGCGAAATGCGCAGAAAGTGTTCAATTCAATCTGTTGGTTGCTATGGAAATTCTTTGCTTCGGATGTCTTACGAAGTCCAAATCTTGTGTGTATGAACTCGCAAGTGTCCACCAATGAAACTTGATCTGGCCGTAAACACAGGCCAATCTATGTGTAAGTGCTGCATTTTCAAAGTGACGCCATGGCTTCGAGTTTTGAGAAACTGatatttcattttaaaattttagttaGTGTGAATGGATTGAGACTAAGATAATAAAGAGATGCATTGACTGCGAAAATCCCCACCTAAGCTCGAgacttaaaaaacaaaaatgaaccaAATTGCATCTATGACAATGTGAAAAcgggagaagaaaaaataaaattgtatgTGGAAAACCCTTTTCATTAGCCGGACATTGATCTACCTTAAAGATATGGAGGGGTTGGTGTAACCTACCCTCGGATTGACCAAGCCGCGAGGGCGTATTCACAGCTGTGATTcggttaatttagttctaaacttttcaatttggttaatttagttcaaaatattttgacgatgTGGAAATGAAGTcctttcaactaattttggatAGAAATCGCTGGCTTGGCGGTCCAATCAATGCCGAACCATATTATGTGACACGACCAGTGTTGAagcaaattttttgtatttttcttctttttttattcatttcatttcttttcctttttatttttttccttatttccctcCAATGGTTGCCGAGGccgcaaattttttgtttttttcttctttttttcattcatttcatttcttttccttttagtttttttccttttttccctccgtGGCCGGCAGACtgatatagaaaaagaaaaaggaaaaaggaaaggaaaggaaaggaaaaaaaaaagaggaaaaaacttagtaaatttcataaaaattgaaaatattgtcAACATcggcgctagccgtgccatgtaagatgacAGGCAtctacgttagtgattttcgagCTAAGATTGGCCGAAAGGACTGCAttagtaaattgtcaaaaaaaaaaaattgaccaaaattaatcaaatcgaAAAGTTCATGACATAACTAGCCACCATACAATAGATTTGTGGCTTTTTGAACAATCATTCCCGTGAATTAATTATGTTCGCATCCTAGGTTTATACAAAAAAGAAGTTGGTATGTATAGAACCAAGCACTTTGGTTCCTCAATTGAATCCAAAAACAAACATCACATCATTCAACCAAAGCcctcaaaaattttaattaaagaaGTCAATACGAACCACATGGCCGCTCGCAATCTTCCCAACATTTTCCTCGAACGAGTCCACGCCGTGATTTCCGTTTTGATTGCTCCCGTAACGCCGAAACTGACGAAAACGATCTGTTCCTTTGGACTATTATTccacttctttttgtttttttcgacGTAAAATCACGGTCGACTTCGGAGACAAACTTTATAATATAAGTTATTTTCTCAACGATCCTCTTCACGACCACACAACCACATCCATGGTTGTTGAAACTTTGGAGAATTTCGTCCCGACAGCAAAATCCTATCACGGAGGAAATAGTTAGCTTGCCACGCATACCATGAAAACCAAGCAAAAAATCACGTGAAAAGCTGTAAATAATACTGAGCCGATGCCCTTGTGCGTGACGTACTTAaactttcaaggaaaaaaagaaagtggctTGTCCAACATGGTACGAGAGCGCAAATCAAGCGTTCCGATCATAACCTTCTCTTTTATATCTTGTCGACCTTAAGTTTTTAGGAAAAGCAATTAATCTAATAATACTGAGTCGATGCCCTTGTGCGTGACGTACTTAAACTTTCAGAACAAAACAGCTCATCTAGCATGGCATCGGAGCGCAAATCAAGCATTCCGACCGCGACGTTCTCCTTTATATCTTGTCGAACTTAAGTTTTTAGGAAAAGTGATTAATCTAATAACCGGTGTAATATTATTTACCACTTCTTCGTCAAACATTCGCCCGCCTATTTTCAAGATTGGCTTCTCTTTTTTGACCAGGGAACAACCCTAGCAAACAGAAACCAACTATATGCATAGACAAGACTCGCCCTGCTACACCAACCGTGACCTTTTGGAGCTTGTCAAAACGCCAAACTTCTCTTATCGCTagtttactttcttcttcttctccttctgcgGCTGCTTCCAGTTCGAACCGAAGTTCAAAGCTTCACTAACAATGGGCAACGCCATTGGAGCCAAGAGGAACAAGACGGCCAAGGTGATGAAGATATCCGGCGAGACCACCAAGTTGAGGACGCCGGTGCTCGCGGGGGACGTCCTCAGGGACTACCCGGGGTACGTCTTGTTGGAATCCGAGGCCGTCAAGCACTTCGGCGTCCGGGCGAAGCCGCTCGAGGCACGCCAAGATTTGGAGCCCAAGAGGCTGTATTTCCTAGTGGAGTTGCCTGAGAGCTCTCAAGAGAAGATCCCGAGGAGGGTGAGGTCGGGCATAAGCGTGAGCGCCAGGGACCGGCTCGAGAGCCTAATGCTTGCGCGGAGGTCGGTCTCGGACCTATCCATCGTGAACCCGACAAGCATCGCGGCGACGGGGAACACCaaggtcggcggcggcggttgcaAGAGGCTGAGGATGAGGCTTCCGAAGGGAGAGGTGGAGAGGTTGATGAAGGAGAGCAGAGGTGAAACTGAGGCAGCCGAGAAGATCATGAACCTCTACATTGCGAGCGATTGTAACGTCGGCGGTGGATTGGGAAGCAAATCGAGAGGCGACGAGAACGGGTTGTTTGACCAACGTGGACCGTGGAAAGTTGCGAGCCATGGAAGAGCTGGTGAAAGTATCAAAACTCGCGAGGTATGTCTAGTTTCTCCAAGACACTCGTCCTGATTTTGTGCCATGTTTGCTTGGGTTTGACCGTTCATGGAGTTTGCTATGCTCTAGAAAATATGCACACAAGTTTGAATTTTCCCAGAAAGTTggggttttccttttttgcttcgcCCCATAAGTAGAGGGGTTAAAAATGACATTTCGCAAGTAGGGTCGACATGCTCGAATTTCATAGTGTTTAATGACTTTGGTTTTAATCATACCATGCAGGATGAGGAACAGGCTTAATCGGACCCGCTCTTTAAATATCTCTCCTTTAAGCAAACTTGATTAATGTTTAGCGCTGGTCTTTTTTGCAGAAACGGGTGAGCTTCCTACCAGTTGATGGAGGAGATAAGCAGATTGTTGTGgcttcttgattttttattagagAGACAATTAGCAGCGCTCAAGCCACATTGACTTATGTCCTTTTCGTTTTAGGTGGTCAGGTTTATTTGGAACATGCTGTCAAGACATTAGTGCTCCACTctccaaaaaacaaataataaagtaCGAATAAGTTGTAATTACTTTCACTATGTATTGTCTATATATTCGAGACAAAAGTGAGGTTTGTCTCATTTTTTACAGATGTCCCGCTATCGTTTTTGCATCGGAATGACATAGGAATGAATACTCATCCAATTCCTAACTTCTCGCTACATCTATACTTAGATGAATTCTCAACCAATTTCTCCCAAAGAGCAATTCTTTTCTCTTCATACGAGAGCCATCCATGATCATCGCACGC includes these proteins:
- the LOC115740024 gene encoding uncharacterized protein At1g66480-like, with amino-acid sequence MGNAIGAKRNKTAKVMKISGETTKLRTPVLAGDVLRDYPGYVLLESEAVKHFGVRAKPLEARQDLEPKRLYFLVELPESSQEKIPRRVRSGISVSARDRLESLMLARRSVSDLSIVNPTSIAATGNTKVGGGGCKRLRMRLPKGEVERLMKESRGETEAAEKIMNLYIASDCNVGGGLGSKSRGDENGLFDQRGPWKVASHGRAGESIKTREKRVSFLPVDGGDKQIVVAS